One Maribacter cobaltidurans genomic window carries:
- the ald gene encoding alanine dehydrogenase: MIVGIPKEIKNNESRVGMTPAGVFELVKNNHTVYVQSEAGEGSGFFNKDYQQAGAVILDTIGQVYAMSEMIVKVKEPIEEEYDLIQEGQILFTYFHFASSEALTKAMIKQKAICIAYETVEDEEGTLPLLTPMSEVAGRMAIQQGAKYLEKPVKGRGVLLGGVPGVAPGKVLVLGAGVVGIQAAKMAAGLGAHVTILDINMKRLRYVNDVMPPHVVTEFSNEFNIRKHIKTHDLIIGGVLLKGAKAPNLITRDMLKEMRPGTVIVDVAVDQGGCVETTRPTTHEDPIYIIDDVVHYSVANMPGAVPYTSTMALTNVTLPYALKLANLGWEEACKRDASLNKGLNIVSGKVVYEEIIEAFGWKEVFA, translated from the coding sequence ATGATAGTGGGTATTCCAAAGGAGATTAAGAACAACGAAAGCAGGGTTGGTATGACACCGGCCGGAGTTTTTGAATTGGTAAAGAACAACCATACAGTGTATGTACAGTCCGAAGCAGGGGAAGGTAGCGGTTTTTTCAATAAGGATTATCAACAGGCCGGTGCGGTTATTCTGGATACCATTGGACAGGTATACGCCATGAGCGAGATGATTGTAAAGGTCAAGGAACCTATAGAAGAAGAATACGACCTCATACAGGAAGGACAAATCCTGTTTACCTATTTTCACTTTGCTTCCAGCGAAGCGTTGACCAAAGCCATGATCAAACAAAAGGCCATTTGCATCGCCTATGAAACCGTTGAGGATGAAGAGGGTACCTTGCCGTTACTCACCCCAATGTCTGAAGTTGCGGGAAGAATGGCCATTCAGCAAGGAGCAAAATATTTGGAAAAGCCTGTCAAAGGCCGAGGTGTACTTTTAGGAGGTGTGCCAGGTGTGGCGCCAGGGAAGGTATTGGTATTAGGAGCAGGAGTTGTTGGTATACAAGCTGCTAAAATGGCAGCTGGTTTGGGAGCGCACGTAACCATTTTGGATATCAACATGAAGCGTTTACGCTATGTGAACGACGTAATGCCACCCCATGTGGTAACCGAATTTTCTAACGAATTCAATATCAGAAAACATATCAAGACCCACGATTTAATAATTGGAGGTGTATTGCTAAAGGGTGCCAAGGCTCCTAACTTGATTACAAGGGATATGTTGAAAGAAATGCGACCCGGGACCGTAATCGTGGATGTGGCAGTTGATCAGGGCGGATGCGTTGAAACTACAAGGCCTACCACACACGAAGATCCCATTTACATTATTGACGACGTGGTTCATTATTCCGTCGCAAACATGCCCGGGGCCGTGCCTTATACTTCTACCATGGCCTTGACGAATGTTACCTTGCCCTACGCTTTAAAATTGGCCAATTTGGGTTGGGAAGAGGCTTGTAAAAGGGATGCTTCCCTTAACAAAGGCTTGAATATTGTTTCCGGCAAAGTGGTTTACGAGGAAATTATTGAGGCCTTTGGCTGGAAGGAAGTTTTCGCATAA
- a CDS encoding zinc metallopeptidase, with protein sequence MMGYYILIGAIALVSWLVSSRLKSKFKHYSKVHLQNGMSGAEIAEKMLADHGIRDVKVVSTPGMLSDHYNPKNKTVNLSEGVYSQRNAAAAAVAAHECGHAVQHAQAYEWLTMRSKLVPVVSVTSGMSTWVVFGGLMLGAAAGVGFGYWVAVAGLIMMGMATLFSFITLPVEYDASNRALAWLKNKNMLTPSEYKGSEDALKWAARTYLVAAIGSLATLVYWGLQVFGGRD encoded by the coding sequence ATGATGGGATATTATATATTAATCGGTGCCATTGCTTTGGTCAGTTGGCTAGTTAGCAGCCGCTTAAAAAGTAAATTTAAGCATTACTCCAAGGTACATTTACAAAATGGCATGAGCGGGGCCGAGATTGCCGAAAAAATGTTGGCGGACCATGGCATCCGTGATGTAAAAGTGGTTTCCACTCCTGGAATGTTGAGCGACCATTACAACCCTAAGAATAAAACCGTAAATCTGAGTGAAGGCGTGTACAGTCAACGCAACGCTGCTGCCGCTGCAGTGGCGGCCCATGAATGTGGTCATGCCGTGCAACATGCTCAGGCCTATGAGTGGTTGACCATGCGATCTAAATTGGTTCCCGTAGTCAGTGTAACATCAGGAATGTCTACATGGGTCGTTTTTGGAGGATTGATGCTAGGGGCTGCAGCAGGTGTAGGATTTGGATATTGGGTGGCCGTAGCTGGTTTGATCATGATGGGAATGGCGACGCTGTTTAGCTTCATTACCCTACCTGTTGAATATGACGCCAGTAATCGTGCCTTGGCCTGGTTAAAGAACAAAAATATGCTTACACCGTCCGAATACAAAGGCTCTGAAGATGCTTTGAAATGGGCGGCCAGAACCTATTTGGTAGCTGCTATCGGTTCTTTGGCTACATTGGTCTATTGGGGACTTCAGGTTTTTGGTGGACGCGATTAA
- a CDS encoding Lrp/AsnC ligand binding domain-containing protein, with the protein MKSDNKIAKIDGIDKKILRFLMEDARKPVLEIARSIGISGAAIHQRLRKLEASGLLAGSKFIINPRAMGYTTMAYIGIYLDKAMSNPAAVKQLEKIPEVLECHYTTGNWSILIKILCKDNEHLMHVLNKEIQQIEGVSRTETFISLAQQIDRQITI; encoded by the coding sequence ATGAAGTCGGATAATAAAATTGCCAAGATAGACGGTATTGACAAAAAAATACTAAGGTTTTTGATGGAGGATGCTAGAAAACCGGTACTGGAAATTGCCCGAAGCATCGGTATTTCCGGGGCGGCCATACACCAAAGGTTACGTAAGCTGGAAGCTTCGGGACTTTTAGCCGGTTCCAAGTTCATTATCAACCCCAGGGCCATGGGCTATACTACTATGGCGTATATCGGTATTTATCTGGACAAGGCCATGAGCAATCCGGCCGCGGTGAAACAATTGGAAAAAATTCCAGAAGTATTGGAATGTCACTACACTACAGGGAATTGGTCGATTCTAATTAAAATTCTCTGCAAGGACAACGAACATTTGATGCATGTGCTCAACAAGGAAATCCAACAAATTGAGGGAGTTTCCAGAACAGAAACCTTTATTTCATTGGCCCAACAAATAGACAGACAGATAACCATATAA
- a CDS encoding saccharopine dehydrogenase family protein has product MVRKILIVGAGKSTSFLLDYLLEKSETENIKITIGDLDTSAISENIKSHLNCSVIALDIFKDNERISAIQEADLVISMLPARFHIKIAEDCLTYKKHLVTASYISPELNKLNEKVKESGLVFMNEIGLDPGIDHMSAMQVIDRIREQGGKILLFESFCGGLVAPEYDNNLWNYKFTWNPRNVVLAGQGGTAKFIQEGTYKYIPYHKLFRRTEFFEVEGYGKFEGYANRDSLNYREAYSLQDALTIYRGTMRRVGFSKAWNIFVQLGATDDTYTIESSEDMTYREFINLFLPYSPTDSVELKLRHYLKIDQDDSTWEKLVELNLFDNSKKIGIPNATPAQALQKILEDQWTLKDKEKDMIVMYHKFGYELKGEKKQIDSKLVVIGEDRVHTAMAKTVGLPVAIAALKILNGKITTPGVQIPIAKEVYEPILKELETLGVNFKEYEVPYLGYNPDSVAS; this is encoded by the coding sequence ATGGTGCGCAAAATTTTGATTGTCGGGGCAGGAAAATCCACTTCTTTTTTGCTGGATTATTTATTGGAAAAATCAGAAACTGAAAATATAAAGATTACCATTGGCGACCTGGATACCTCTGCCATTTCTGAAAACATCAAGTCGCACCTCAATTGTTCCGTAATTGCTTTGGACATCTTTAAGGACAATGAAAGGATATCCGCCATACAAGAAGCGGATTTGGTCATTTCCATGCTACCCGCCAGATTCCACATCAAAATTGCAGAAGATTGCCTTACCTATAAAAAACACTTGGTAACCGCATCATACATAAGTCCGGAACTCAATAAATTAAATGAAAAAGTTAAAGAAAGCGGTTTGGTATTTATGAACGAAATTGGTCTGGACCCTGGCATTGACCACATGAGCGCCATGCAGGTAATTGACCGTATACGAGAACAAGGGGGTAAAATTTTGTTGTTCGAATCCTTCTGCGGTGGACTGGTAGCGCCAGAGTACGATAACAATCTATGGAATTACAAATTCACCTGGAACCCTCGTAATGTAGTACTTGCGGGACAGGGTGGTACGGCCAAGTTCATTCAAGAGGGCACATATAAATATATTCCATATCACAAACTGTTTCGTAGGACCGAATTTTTTGAGGTGGAGGGTTACGGTAAATTTGAAGGATACGCTAATAGGGATTCTTTAAATTACAGGGAAGCCTATAGTCTACAGGATGCCTTGACCATCTACAGGGGAACCATGAGGCGTGTGGGTTTTTCAAAGGCTTGGAATATTTTTGTCCAATTGGGAGCTACGGATGACACCTATACCATTGAAAGTTCAGAAGATATGACCTATAGAGAATTCATAAATCTCTTTCTTCCCTACTCTCCAACAGACTCCGTGGAACTGAAATTAAGACACTATTTAAAAATAGACCAGGACGATAGTACATGGGAAAAACTCGTGGAACTCAACCTTTTCGATAATTCGAAAAAAATTGGAATTCCCAATGCCACTCCGGCTCAAGCACTCCAAAAAATATTGGAAGACCAATGGACCTTGAAGGATAAGGAAAAGGATATGATCGTGATGTACCATAAGTTTGGTTATGAGCTCAAGGGCGAAAAAAAACAAATCGACTCCAAACTGGTGGTTATTGGTGAGGACCGTGTCCATACGGCCATGGCAAAGACCGTAGGTTTACCCGTTGCAATAGCCGCATTAAAGATTTTAAACGGGAAAATCACTACACCTGGGGTCCAAATTCCTATTGCCAAAGAAGTCTACGAACCCATTCTAAAAGAACTTGAAACCTTGGGCGTCAATTTTAAGGAATACGAAGTCCCTTATTTGGGATATAACCCTGATTCCGTAGCAAGTTAA
- a CDS encoding DUF423 domain-containing protein produces the protein MRKRIMITASVLGFLAVALGAFGAHGLEKLVEPDAVSTFETGVRYQMYHAFFLFILGILPGISERTQRIVYRLVLTGVVFFSFSIYFLALNSITTFDFKSIGFITPIGGSLLLAAWGYLGYQLYRSKLN, from the coding sequence ATGAGGAAAAGAATTATGATTACCGCTTCCGTTCTTGGTTTTTTGGCGGTTGCCTTAGGTGCTTTCGGAGCACATGGATTGGAGAAATTGGTAGAACCTGATGCTGTGAGCACTTTTGAAACGGGTGTTCGTTACCAAATGTACCATGCTTTTTTCCTGTTTATTTTAGGAATCTTACCGGGTATCTCAGAAAGGACACAACGAATTGTTTATAGATTGGTTCTGACCGGAGTGGTCTTTTTTTCTTTTTCTATTTATTTTTTGGCCTTGAACAGTATCACCACCTTTGACTTTAAGTCAATCGGGTTTATTACCCCTATTGGTGGTTCGTTGTTGCTTGCGGCGTGGGGATATCTAGGATATCAATTGTATAGGTCCAAATTAAATTAA
- a CDS encoding SLC13 family permease: MNKAKLLGLILGPLSFVLILLFFHPEGLSKEANAVLASTAWIAIWWITEAIPIAVTALLPIVLFPLSGGLDLSATSGSFGHKYVFLYMGGFVIAIAIEKWNLHKRIALNIIHLIGADIRKIILGFMVATAFLSMWISNTATSVMMLPIGLAIIKQLKDNPATVEDENLLFGKSLMLAIAYSASIGGMATLIGTPPNLVLAGVVLDTYGYEITFMQWFIFGLPISIVLIFICWKYLTRYAFSFKQVEFPGGRAEIQRLKRSLGKISYEEKLVSIVFAATAFCWITRSFLLQKLLPGLDDTIIAIFFAVLLFLIPAKKKGEQLINWEEAVKMPWGIILLFGGGMALAKGFEESGLAVWIGGQMASLSGLPIFLLVLVLIAAVNFLTEITSNLATTAMLLPVLAPMALSIDVHPFVLMVGAAVAASCAFMLPVATPPNAVVFGSGYLRIPDMVKKGFFMNITSIIVLSLFVYFVLPELWDIVINVFPQNLKK, encoded by the coding sequence ATGAATAAGGCAAAACTATTGGGACTTATATTAGGGCCTCTTTCCTTTGTATTGATTCTTCTTTTTTTTCATCCAGAAGGATTGTCAAAAGAAGCAAACGCTGTCTTGGCATCAACCGCATGGATTGCCATCTGGTGGATAACAGAGGCGATTCCCATTGCTGTGACGGCACTTTTGCCAATTGTGCTTTTTCCGCTCTCCGGGGGGTTGGACCTTTCTGCCACTTCTGGGTCTTTTGGGCATAAGTACGTATTCCTGTACATGGGGGGGTTCGTCATCGCCATAGCCATTGAAAAATGGAACCTGCACAAAAGAATCGCCCTGAACATAATTCATTTGATCGGTGCCGATATCCGAAAAATTATTTTGGGTTTTATGGTAGCCACAGCTTTTTTGTCCATGTGGATTTCCAATACCGCGACCTCCGTGATGATGCTTCCTATCGGATTGGCCATAATTAAACAATTAAAAGATAATCCGGCTACTGTAGAGGACGAAAACCTGTTGTTTGGAAAATCGCTTATGCTGGCCATTGCCTATAGTGCCTCCATAGGGGGTATGGCCACCTTGATAGGCACACCCCCAAATTTGGTTTTGGCAGGAGTGGTTTTGGATACTTACGGTTATGAAATCACCTTTATGCAATGGTTTATTTTTGGACTCCCCATTTCCATTGTACTGATTTTTATTTGTTGGAAATATTTGACTCGGTACGCATTTTCCTTTAAACAGGTAGAATTTCCTGGAGGTAGGGCAGAAATACAAAGACTTAAAAGGAGCCTAGGAAAAATCTCCTACGAGGAAAAGTTGGTTTCCATTGTTTTCGCTGCAACGGCTTTTTGTTGGATTACACGTTCCTTTTTGTTGCAAAAGCTTTTACCTGGTCTTGATGATACTATAATCGCTATTTTTTTCGCCGTACTGCTTTTTTTGATTCCAGCGAAGAAAAAAGGGGAACAACTTATCAATTGGGAGGAAGCAGTAAAAATGCCTTGGGGAATTATATTATTGTTTGGAGGTGGTATGGCCTTGGCCAAAGGTTTTGAGGAAAGTGGCCTGGCCGTTTGGATAGGGGGACAAATGGCTTCACTATCCGGTTTGCCCATATTCTTACTGGTTTTGGTGCTGATAGCAGCAGTAAATTTTTTAACGGAAATTACCTCAAACTTGGCCACAACGGCTATGTTGTTGCCCGTTTTGGCACCCATGGCGTTGTCCATTGATGTACATCCCTTTGTTTTAATGGTGGGTGCTGCAGTTGCGGCCTCGTGCGCATTTATGTTGCCCGTTGCCACCCCGCCCAATGCTGTTGTATTTGGTTCCGGATATTTAAGGATTCCAGATATGGTGAAAAAGGGATTCTTTATGAACATTACGTCCATCATAGTTTTGAGCCTTTTCGTCTATTTTGTCCTGCCTGAATTGTGGGATATTGTCATTAATGTATTCCCCCAAAATCTTAAAAAATGA
- a CDS encoding glycerate kinase translates to MRLLIIPDKFKGSLTSEEVYKAIKKGVEKVTENSHFHFVKASDGGDGFLEAIKTYRNCSEVKMQTLDPLGRKISSMYLYDGQTQSAYIEMANSSGMELLQPKERNAGLTTTYGTGQHIEDALKRGAKSIYVGLGGSATNDGGIGIAKALGYDFLDRDGASLKPIGKHLSEIHDIVKPVHGVDTSEVRFYAVNDVKNPLFGENGAAYVYAAQKGADKSMIEELDQGLRNLSEIVIGSMGKDFSDLPGSGAAGGTAFGLKAFLNAEFLSGVDFILEVSGVKQVLVEEKFDYLITGEGKIDAQTLSGKLIEGVVELAKKYQIPVLAVCGMLDVPLNELTSKGVIDVIEIRDTGKSLEYNMENASILLEEKISRYFEELV, encoded by the coding sequence ATGAGATTACTAATCATACCTGATAAGTTTAAGGGCTCCTTAACGAGCGAAGAAGTTTATAAGGCCATAAAAAAGGGTGTTGAAAAGGTCACGGAGAATTCCCATTTTCATTTTGTGAAAGCTTCGGATGGAGGGGATGGATTCTTGGAAGCCATCAAAACATATAGAAATTGCTCCGAGGTAAAGATGCAGACATTAGACCCTTTGGGACGAAAAATTTCTTCTATGTATCTGTATGATGGGCAGACCCAGTCGGCCTACATAGAAATGGCCAATAGCTCAGGTATGGAACTGCTTCAACCCAAGGAACGAAATGCCGGTTTGACCACTACCTATGGAACAGGGCAACATATTGAAGATGCTCTAAAAAGAGGGGCAAAATCTATTTACGTGGGGCTTGGTGGAAGTGCTACCAATGATGGGGGAATTGGAATTGCCAAAGCGCTAGGATATGATTTTCTGGATAGGGATGGAGCTTCCCTAAAACCTATTGGTAAACATTTAAGTGAAATCCATGATATTGTAAAACCGGTACATGGTGTAGATACTTCGGAGGTTCGTTTCTATGCCGTGAACGATGTAAAGAATCCTTTATTTGGTGAGAATGGGGCCGCTTATGTTTATGCAGCGCAAAAGGGAGCGGACAAAAGTATGATTGAAGAACTTGATCAGGGGTTGAGAAACCTTTCTGAAATTGTGATTGGTAGTATGGGGAAGGATTTTTCAGACCTTCCCGGATCTGGAGCTGCAGGGGGTACGGCATTTGGACTAAAGGCTTTTTTGAATGCTGAATTTTTAAGTGGCGTAGATTTTATATTGGAAGTATCCGGGGTGAAACAAGTTTTGGTCGAGGAGAAGTTTGATTACCTAATTACGGGCGAAGGCAAGATAGATGCACAAACTCTGAGCGGAAAATTGATCGAGGGCGTAGTCGAACTTGCAAAAAAATACCAGATTCCAGTTTTGGCCGTCTGTGGAATGTTGGATGTTCCATTAAATGAACTTACTTCTAAAGGAGTTATTGATGTTATTGAAATCCGCGATACAGGAAAGAGCTTGGAATACAACATGGAAAACGCCTCTATCTTATTGGAGGAGAAAATTTCACGGTACTTTGAGGAATTGGTTTAA
- the pckA gene encoding phosphoenolpyruvate carboxykinase (ATP): MQSSSSKQRTISLKNYGILHDNFHYQETPEELQKATLDLGMGVETNNGTLAVNTGEFTGRSPMDRFIVKDDITKDRVWWGPVNIPFEQEKFNALYNKVIAYLNKKELFVRDSYACADPEYKLNIRVINEYPWSNMFAYNMFLRPTDEELENFTPEWTVINAPGFRAIAEEDGTRQHNFAILNFTEKVALIGGTGYTGEIKKGIFSALNFILPVFKETLPMHCSSNVGEEGDTAIFFGLSGTGKTTLSTDPERKLIGDDEHGWTSRNTVFNFEGGCYAKVINLSEEQEPEIYNAIKPGAILENVILDENGNVDFTDTSITQNTRVSYPIYHIDNIQQPSIGKNVKNIFFLTADAFGVLPPISKLTPSQAAYHFISGYTAKVAGTEAGVVEPQPSFSACFGAPFMPLHPTKYAEMLSKKMKEAGVDVWLVNTGWTGGPYGIGTRMKLKYTRAMIRAALNGDLGLYSYNTYHIHSVFGVAQPRECPGVPTSVLSPRATWNDDEKYYTTAFKLSNAFRENFKKFEKYANEEIRRGGPQRYAF, translated from the coding sequence ATGCAAAGTTCGTCTTCCAAACAAAGAACAATCTCACTAAAGAATTACGGAATCCTTCATGATAATTTTCATTATCAGGAAACACCAGAGGAACTACAAAAGGCAACCCTGGACCTAGGAATGGGGGTGGAAACCAATAATGGTACACTTGCAGTCAATACGGGCGAATTTACGGGTAGGTCTCCTATGGATCGTTTTATCGTTAAGGATGATATTACCAAGGATAGAGTTTGGTGGGGACCCGTAAATATTCCGTTCGAACAGGAAAAATTTAATGCGCTATACAATAAGGTTATTGCCTATTTGAATAAAAAAGAGTTGTTTGTTAGGGACAGCTATGCGTGCGCAGACCCTGAGTATAAATTAAATATTAGGGTCATAAATGAATATCCTTGGTCCAACATGTTTGCCTATAATATGTTTTTACGTCCCACGGATGAAGAGTTGGAAAATTTTACTCCGGAATGGACGGTGATCAATGCACCTGGATTTAGGGCAATTGCGGAGGAAGATGGCACAAGACAGCATAATTTTGCCATTTTAAACTTTACGGAGAAAGTAGCTCTTATTGGAGGTACGGGATATACAGGTGAAATAAAAAAAGGAATCTTTTCAGCGCTGAATTTTATTTTACCGGTATTTAAGGAAACTTTGCCCATGCATTGCTCTTCAAATGTTGGTGAAGAAGGGGATACGGCCATTTTCTTTGGGCTTTCCGGAACCGGTAAAACAACCTTGTCAACGGATCCTGAGAGAAAATTGATAGGGGATGATGAACATGGATGGACCAGTAGGAACACTGTCTTTAATTTTGAGGGAGGATGCTATGCCAAGGTCATCAATCTTTCCGAGGAACAGGAACCCGAGATTTACAATGCCATTAAACCGGGAGCCATTTTGGAAAATGTAATCTTGGATGAAAATGGCAATGTAGATTTTACCGATACCTCCATAACACAGAATACAAGGGTGAGCTACCCCATTTACCATATTGATAATATCCAACAGCCCTCTATAGGGAAAAATGTAAAGAATATTTTCTTTTTAACAGCCGATGCTTTTGGGGTGCTGCCTCCCATTTCCAAGCTAACGCCCAGTCAGGCCGCTTATCATTTCATTTCAGGGTATACGGCAAAGGTTGCTGGAACCGAGGCTGGCGTGGTGGAGCCTCAACCTTCTTTTTCCGCCTGTTTTGGTGCGCCGTTCATGCCATTGCATCCCACGAAATATGCCGAGATGTTAAGCAAAAAAATGAAAGAGGCCGGTGTAGATGTATGGTTGGTCAATACGGGTTGGACCGGCGGTCCTTATGGGATTGGTACCCGAATGAAACTTAAATACACTCGTGCCATGATCAGGGCGGCGCTTAATGGAGACTTGGGTCTTTATTCATACAATACCTATCATATCCACTCCGTATTTGGAGTGGCCCAACCTAGAGAGTGCCCAGGCGTTCCTACCAGTGTCCTGAGCCCAAGGGCAACTTGGAACGATGATGAGAAGTATTATACGACCGCTTTTAAGCTTTCTAACGCCTTTAGGGAAAATTTTAAAAAGTTTGAAAAGTATGCCAATGAGGAGATAAGACGGGGAGGTCCGCAGAGATATGCGTTTTAA
- a CDS encoding uroporphyrinogen-III synthase encodes MKVKTILVSQPEPKMENSPYSRLIDKEKVKVDFRPFIHVEGVDAKSVRQQKIDLKDFTAIILTSRNAVDHFFRIAEEMRFKVPDTMKYFCQSEAVAYYLQKYVVYRKRKIYVGKRLFSDLVPLIKKYKDEKFLLPSSDVLKPDVPETLNELDINWKRGIFYKTVISDLSDLRDVYYDILVFFSPSGIESLLHNFPDFKQNDTRIAVFGNSTVEAATGAGLRIDIKAPTPETPSMTMALQKYITNANK; translated from the coding sequence ATGAAAGTAAAAACAATTTTGGTCTCTCAGCCTGAGCCTAAAATGGAAAACTCTCCCTATTCCAGGCTCATCGACAAAGAAAAGGTAAAGGTTGACTTTAGACCCTTTATCCATGTTGAAGGAGTAGATGCCAAAAGCGTACGTCAACAAAAAATTGATTTAAAGGATTTTACGGCAATTATACTTACAAGCCGAAACGCAGTAGACCATTTCTTTAGAATAGCGGAGGAGATGCGTTTCAAGGTGCCGGACACCATGAAATATTTTTGTCAATCAGAGGCTGTAGCATACTATCTTCAAAAGTATGTGGTGTATAGAAAAAGAAAAATCTATGTAGGAAAACGTTTGTTTTCCGATTTAGTTCCACTGATAAAAAAATATAAGGACGAAAAGTTTTTGCTACCTTCTTCCGACGTTTTAAAACCCGATGTTCCTGAAACCTTGAATGAGTTGGACATCAATTGGAAACGAGGAATTTTTTACAAGACGGTCATCAGTGATTTATCAGATTTAAGGGATGTTTACTATGACATTTTGGTCTTTTTTAGTCCATCAGGTATTGAGTCCCTACTACACAACTTCCCTGATTTTAAGCAAAATGATACTAGAATTGCGGTTTTTGGCAATTCTACCGTTGAGGCAGCTACCGGTGCCGGACTTAGAATTGACATTAAGGCTCCCACTCCGGAGACTCCGTCCATGACCATGGCGTTACAAAAATATATCACGAACGCGAACAAATAA
- a CDS encoding DUF4271 domain-containing protein, with the protein MEPITRITQNIDWITLVLLVSLILMVIAKKIFYTRFLNFIILPFNNKYIIMYNKKEKLFNWFHILLTVFQIINISLFLYLTWRAYSSPEIKVPNVTFFVILGFIFLFVLTKMFLQLGNGFIFGSYGTINELLFKKASYLNYSSIVLFLANILLSFVYINSMTVVLSAIVLFIIINIIGWVTVVRIHQKFISSYFFYFILYLCALEIAPLIIMGSFLK; encoded by the coding sequence ATGGAGCCGATTACTAGGATTACTCAAAATATAGATTGGATTACATTAGTGCTATTGGTAAGCCTGATATTGATGGTCATTGCCAAAAAGATTTTCTATACCCGCTTTTTAAATTTTATCATTTTACCTTTCAACAACAAGTACATTATTATGTACAATAAAAAGGAGAAGCTTTTCAATTGGTTTCATATACTGCTTACAGTTTTTCAAATAATAAACATTTCCCTCTTTTTATATTTGACATGGCGTGCTTATTCAAGTCCGGAAATAAAGGTTCCAAATGTGACTTTTTTTGTAATTCTCGGATTCATTTTTCTTTTTGTTTTGACCAAAATGTTCCTACAACTAGGAAATGGTTTTATATTTGGATCCTACGGTACCATTAACGAATTACTGTTTAAAAAAGCCTCGTATTTAAATTATAGCAGTATCGTTCTTTTTCTAGCCAATATACTTTTGAGTTTTGTATACATTAACTCAATGACAGTAGTTTTATCAGCGATTGTCCTTTTTATTATCATTAATATTATTGGCTGGGTTACAGTGGTTAGGATTCATCAAAAATTCATTAGTTCCTACTTTTTCTATTTTATTTTGTACCTTTGCGCACTCGAAATTGCACCCCTTATAATAATGGGAAGCTTTCTAAAATAG